A portion of the Pseudorasbora parva isolate DD20220531a chromosome 1, ASM2467924v1, whole genome shotgun sequence genome contains these proteins:
- the LOC137077425 gene encoding zona pellucida sperm-binding protein 4-like, translated as MAGSWCAVQSLALSVWFCAFCHAVPQWSNLPQNPQALMLQQTDQRVQQQQASQRFSQQVQQQGNQQFPQQFQPKQPVVQAEPLDKCAVADYEQIQCGPPGISGAECEAINCCFNGQQCFYGKAVTLQCIRDGQFVVVVARDVTLPRLSLDSVHLLGGNDPTCSPVASTPSFAIYQFPVTACGTSMMEDSGYVVYENRMTSSYEVGVGPLGSITRDSHFELLFQCRYSATSVEALVVEVNTVPAPPPVAAPGPLRVELRLANGQCVTKGCAEGDEAYTSYYGDADYPVTKVLREPVFVEVRILERTDPNIVLMLGRCWATSTPSPLSLPQWDLLVDGCPYQDDRYLTTLVPVTGSSGLQFPTHYKRFVVKMFTFVDPASLAPLQETIFIHCSTAVCHPSSGSCEQSCARKRREVDVKTISSGQTVVSSGEVNLVM; from the exons ATGGCAGGAAGCTGGTGTGCTGTTCAATCTCTGGCACTTTCTGTGTGGTTTTGTGCTTTCTGTCATGCTGTTCCACAGTGGAGTAATCTGCCCCAGAACCCTCAAGCTCTGATGTTACAGCAAACTGACCAGCGGGTTCAACAACAACAAGCTAGTCAACGGTTTTCTCAGCAGGTTCAACAGCAAGGCAATCAACAGTTTCCTCAGCAGTTTCAGCCTAAGCAGCCAGTGGTGCAGGCAGAGCCCCTTGACAAATGTGCTGTAGCTGATTATGAGCAGATTCAATGTGGCCCACCTGGTATCAGTGGTGCTGAGTGTGAGGCTATCAACTGCTGCTTTAACGGACAGCAGTGTTTCTATGGGAAGGCAG TGACTCTGCAGTGTATAAGAGATGGTCAGTTTGTGGTAGTGGTTGCTAGAGATGTTACGCTACCTCGActgagcctggattcagtcCATCTCCTAGGTGGAAACGACCCAACTTGCAGTCCTGTGGCCTCCACACCTTCCTTTGCTATATACCAGTTCCCTGTCACTGCATGTGGCACAAGCATGATG GAGGACAGtggatatgtggtgtatgaAAACCGAATGACCTCCTCGTATGAAGTGGGTGTCGGACCACTTGGTTCCATcacaagggacagccattttga GCTTCTCTTCCAGTGTAGGTACTCTGCTACTTCTGTGGAAGCTCTGGTTGTGGAGGTCAACACCGTTCCTGCACCTCCACCAGTAGCGGCACCTGGACCCCTCAGGGTGGAGCTTAGACTGGCAAATGGTCAATGTGTCACCAAAGGCTGTGCAGAAG GGGATGAGGCGTACACATCCTACTACGGTGATGCTGATTATCCAGTCACAAAAGTCCTGCGGGAGCCTGTGTTTGTTGAGGTGCGCATTTTGGAGAGGACCGACCCCAACATTGTCCTAATGCTGGGACGCTGCTGGGCAACATCAACCCCCAGTCCACTCAGTCTACCCCAGTGGGACCTTCTGGTCGATGG ATGCCCTTACCAGGATGACCGTTATCTGACCACATTGGTTCCAGTGACTGGATCTTCTGGTCTTCAGTTCCCAACGCACTACAAGCGCTTTGTTGTGAAGATGTTCACATTTGTGGATCCAGCATCACTGGCTCCTCTACAGGAAACC ATCTTCATCCACTGTAGTACAGCAGTGTGCCATCCCTCTTCTGGCTCCTGTGAGCAAAGCTGTGCTAGGAAAA GAAGAGAAGTTGATGTCAAGACCATCTCTAGTGGGCAAACTGTGGTGTCTAGTGGAGAAGTTAACCTGGTCATGTGA